One stretch of Flavobacterium sp. 9 DNA includes these proteins:
- a CDS encoding L-ribulose-5-phosphate 4-epimerase, producing the protein MSSLYKDLKQECYEANMQLNALNLVVYTFGNVSAVDRENGVFAIKPSGVPYEDLKPEDIVIVDFDNNIIEGSMRPSSDTKTHAYLYKNWPNIGGVAHTHATYSVAWAQSQRDIPIFGTTHADHLTADIPCAPPMADALIEGNYEHNTGIQILDCFKEKNLSYEEVEMVLIGNHGPFAWGKNAAKAVYNSKVLEVVAEMAYLTLQINPNAPRLKDSLIKKHYNRKHGKDSYYGQ; encoded by the coding sequence ATGAGTTCTCTTTATAAAGATTTAAAACAGGAATGTTACGAAGCCAATATGCAGTTAAATGCATTGAATTTGGTTGTATATACTTTCGGAAATGTGAGTGCTGTTGACAGAGAAAATGGTGTTTTTGCCATTAAACCAAGTGGCGTTCCTTACGAAGATTTAAAACCCGAAGATATTGTGATTGTCGATTTTGATAATAATATTATTGAAGGTTCTATGCGTCCGTCATCAGACACAAAAACGCATGCTTATTTATATAAAAACTGGCCAAATATTGGAGGCGTTGCACATACACACGCCACTTATTCGGTTGCTTGGGCACAATCACAACGCGATATTCCCATTTTTGGAACCACGCATGCAGATCATTTAACAGCTGATATTCCGTGTGCGCCACCGATGGCAGATGCGCTTATAGAAGGAAACTACGAACACAATACCGGAATTCAGATTTTGGATTGTTTCAAAGAAAAAAATCTTTCTTACGAAGAAGTAGAAATGGTTTTGATTGGAAATCACGGTCCATTTGCATGGGGAAAAAACGCTGCAAAAGCAGTTTATAATAGTAAAGTTCTTGAAGTTGTAGCTGAAATGGCGTATCTGACTTTACAAATAAATCCAAATGCACCAAGATTAAAAGATTCCCTAATAAAGAAACATTACAATCGTAAACACGGAAAAGATTCGTATTACGGACAGTAA